Part of the Candidatus Eisenbacteria bacterium genome is shown below.
CAGCACCAGGTTGAGGGGGTCGTCGCCGGTTTCGCGGAGCGGCGAGGCGCCAGCATGAACCCCGCCGGCACGCTCGTGGACAGCGTTGCCCTGTCTCTCCCAGCCCTGCGCGCACACCCTCGACGCAGGGCTGTCGAACTCCTTGGCGAGCTGCTTCGGGACTTGCACCGTCATTTGTGAGGGGTTCGTCCTGATCGGGGGCGACGAGCATCTGCTCGTCGCCCCCTTCTTGCATCTACGGACTCCACCCCAGTGCTCGTCGAATCGACGTTCGGTGGCGTTGGTGAGGAGAACCACGCCAGTTGTCGTGAGTCCAGGTGCAGGAGACGATCAAGGTCCGGCATCGCGCCAGCAAAGTCCGCAGGCTCTAGGTAGCTCACCCCTCCCCGCAGAGGTTGCGAGCGATGGCGCATCGTCTCAAAGAGCGCGCGAGAAGCAATGCTCCTCACAAGCACGTCAGCGACCGGACGGCCGTCGGCCCGCCGCGAGGCCAGCGTCTCGGCTCTTCTGATCAGGTCCGCGGGAAAGAACCCCCCATGTGCCGACATGTGCCTGTTCGCCGCCGCAGCGAGTTGGAAGATACAGGCGGCATGATACTGGAGCGAGGCGCTCAGCAACTGCGCGTCACCCGCGACTTGCGCGATGCTGAAGGCCTCCCTCAGGAGCAGTTCGGCGCGCTCAAAGCGAGGCCTCGCCTCCTCCATGCTCGCCGAGGCGCGGGCCTCGCATAGAATCAACAGTGCGCGCAACACCTGCGTGCGCCCCCGATCAACGTGTGAAGTATCACCGATGAGGTGCTCCGCCTCATCGAGGTCCTTGTTGCACTCCTTGATGACCTTGTCGTCGAGTTCCTCCATCAAACGGGTGATGCGGTCATGGTACGCACAATGCACGCGGGCGATCCGAAGACGCGCATCGAGCAGTCTGTCGCGCGGGCCGCGGTGCGGTAGCGGTGATCGTATGAGCGCGGCGGCCCCGGCCCCTGCGGCCGCGTACTTGGCGGGCTTCCCCGCCTCCAGGCTGAGGTCCAGTCGGACCCAGCGCAGGTACCTGACGAGGTAGCGCCGGTCGTAGCGGCTGCAGGCCTGCGAGCATGCGTCGGCGAGCAGTTCCTCGGCAGCCGGATTGTCATCGCCGACCGCTGGGGTGTTGACTCCGCCCCGGAAGGAGGACAGGTACCCAGCGTATTCGGGTGTCCACCGGGCGAGATCCTCCCGAGTAGGAAACGCATCAGCGGCCTGATCGACGAGTGCGATTGCTTCTTCCCAACGCCCCTTGAGCGCAAGAGCGCGGGCCGCCCCCTCCTGAATCGCGACGAGAACATCCCATGGGTCGGCCGGCATCAGGTAGGGCTCCCACAGGTCGCGCTCAAGGAAGCTGCGGGCCTGTGATGCAAGCCACGCCCGGCAGTCGGGAGGAGGGGGTTCGGCGAAGCGGAATGCTGCCCTTCCCTCCGCAATGGTCGCGTGCGACTCCAGCCGAAGCTCGGGGAACTCGCTCAGCAGCCGTCTGCGCGCCCGGGCGAAGCCGCTGCGGTTGGCCTCCGAGAGGTTGCCGCGTCCCGGGTCCTCGAAGTGCCGTCCGTACTTGGCGAGGTGATCCTGGGTGATCCAGCCGCCAGCGAACATCTCAGGCCACTGGGCGGCGAGGGTGGCGAGGGCAAGCGTGTCACCCACTTGACCCTCGAGCATCGCCAGTCGCCTCGAAAGACCAGCGCGAACTTCGCCCTTCCCTCGATTCTCGCCACATCGTGCCACACCCTACCTCTCCTATCGTGATTCCAGGTCAGGACGGGCCGGCCGCAGCTGGGGGTCACGTGAGCCAGCGCCAAGGGCTTGACGCGCATGAGCCTGGCGACGGGCAGACCCGGCAGGCGGCCGGAACGTCCTCGACCATCGACCGATGTTCATGACTTCCCCATGCCAGATGCGAAAGGAGGTGGTCCGCATGGTTGCCCCGCTGATGCCCAAGCTCAAGGGGGACGAGGATGGCAAGAAGCCGTTGATCCCGCCCGGAACCTTCCGACGCTGATCCACCAGCCCTCTCCACCCCCCGGTGGAGGCCCCTCGGGGCCTCCACCGGGACCCATCGAGGACGTGATGAGTCTCGCACAGATGCTCGGCCTCGCGCAGCGCCCGTCGACGTCCGCGGAGGATTTCTCCGGCACCGTCATCTATCGCTCGGAGGACGGCACGACCGACTTCAGCTTCCGGATCGCGCGTCACGGCGATAGGTACCGGATCTACATCCTCGACCAGCCCCTCTACCACGGCAGGGCCGACGACCTCCACAGTACGCACCGCTACCACAGTCCGACCTCCGGACACTACATCTGTTGGGACGGCCGTCTGGAATCCCTCGACGACATCCTCTACGTGGCCAGCGAGTGGGCCGAGCGCACGCTCCGCTACGTCCGCCACGGGACCCCTTTCGACAATCGGAGGACCAGATGAAGCTCTCAAGACTCAAACCAAGGGCGCGGGCGCCAAGACCTGCGCCGCGCATGTCCGCCGCTGCGACCATGCCCGAACTCCGCATCACCGAGCTCGCCTACGAGCAGTTGAGGGCCGGCCTGAGCGCCGGGGCGCCGGAGCGCGGCATGGCCCTGTTCGGATTCGCCGGCGACGGCGTCGTCCGCCAGGTCGTGCTCGACGACACCGCGCAGTGCACCGGTGCGAGCTACACGCCCGACGTCGCCCGGCTCAATCGGCTGTCCGACGAAGTGTTCACGCCGGCCGGGCTCGTTCTGCTGGGCTTCGCACATTCGCACCCGGGCGCGCTCTCCCGGCCCTCGGGTGCCGACCTCGAGTACGCGGCGGCCATTCTCGCGGCATTCCCCACGCTGCCGAACCTGCACCTTCCCATCGCGACTCTCTTCAACGGTTTCGCGATCCACCCCTACGTCGCAGTCCGCGCCGCCCAGGGCGTGCGGATCGAGCGGGCGAAACTGACGCCGATGCGGGAGGCCCTGGCGCCGGCCGTACCCGCCACACCGCAGGTTCCGCCGCAGGCACCATCGTGGCGAACGCGGCTCGGACTGCCGCACCCCGCGAAGACCCAGGCTCCGTGGTGGGAGGCCGAGGCCTTCGCCCGCGTGCGGACCGCCTACGACCTGGGGCGGCTCGCGCACAGCTGCATCTTCGTGGTCGGTGTGGGCGGCGCCATGGCGGGCATCGAGGACCTCGCGCGTTGCGGCGTCGGGCGGATCGTGCTCGTCGACCCCGACCGCGTCGCCGAGGCGAACCTCGCGACCCAAGGGGTCTGCCGCAGCGACCTCGACAAGCCGAAGGTCGCGGTCCTCGGCCGGCGGATCCGGGCGATCAACCCGCACGCAGAGGTCATCACGCGCATTGCCCGGCTCGAGGACATCGGCGAGGAGGAGTTCGCCCGGTTGGTCGGTATTCGGGATCCCGAGCGGCCGCGGGCGGTCGTCCTGCTCGGAATGACGGACAGCTTCGCGGCCCAGGCGCGGGTCAACAGGCTCAGCCTCACGCATGCGATCCCTTCGGCGTGTGCGCAGTTGTACGAGCGCGGCCTCGCGGGCGAGGTGACGTTCGTGCTTCCCGGCGTGAGCCGGGGCTGCCACCGCTGCCTGCTCGAGCCCCGGTACCGCGCGTACGACGAGGGATTCGAGAACGCCGTCACCTCGCACGGCTCACCCATCAGCTCGACCGAGCGGATCAATTCGATCGTGGCCTTCCTGACGCTCGCGATCCTGCACCACGGTTCAGGGCATCCGCGCTGGGACGGGATCGCGCGCGAGCTCGCGACGCGCAACCTGATCCAGTTCCGCATGCACCCGGACGCGTCCCTCGGCGGGTTCGGCGCCGGCACGGATCCCATGTCGCGCTTCGACGCCGTCAGGTCGTGGCGGCTGCGCTCGCTCGACGGCGCAGGCGGCCGGCCCCGCTGCCCCGATTGCGGCGGGACCGGGGTTCTCCGCGATGCCACCGCGCGGTGACGGCGATGCTCGAACGCTTGATGAAGTCCGTCTTCGTCCTGACGCTCGCGCTCCTGCTCGGACTGGCCTTCCTCAAGATCCTGGCGGAGGTGGCGCGAATGGGGCCGTCAGGGCTGATCTCGGGGATCGTGCATACGACCTCGGCATTCGGCGCGGTGCCGGGCCTGCTGCTCGCCCTCGTTCTGGTGGTCGGCGTCGTCATCCGCGGGAAGGACGCCCTTGCTCGTCTGCACGGGAGGGGCCGGCACGGGGCCGACCCCGGCGCTCGCTACGCCCGCCGGCACTCCGTTACCGGGGATCCCCCGGCCAGTCGCGGACGCGGCGACATGCCACATCGCAGGGGCCGTCGCCACGAGGTCGACTGAGTGATGCGCTGCCTCCTGCAGCTTGCGCAACGAATCCTCGTGGGTGATCCGCGGACACTCGCGCGTGAGGCGGAGCGCAGGGCGTGGCTCGCGGGCGATCGCGACGCGCGGCAGTTCGCCGCGCAGCTCGCGCCGCGTCCCGGCTCCGACGATGTCGGGGTGGGCCACGTGACGTTGCGCGACGGCCGCAGGAAGGCGGTGGCCCTCACGCGGGGGTTCCTCCGGCAGTCGCATCTGGCCATCCCGTGCGGATCCACGGGCTCGGGTAAGACCACGATGGCGGTCGAGTTCCTGGATCGGGTCCTGGACGATCCCGGCGAGCGGCTCCTTGCCATCGACCCCAAGGGCGATGTCTCGAGCGCCCTGCGCGAGCGGTACTTCCCGGCCCGTGCCGCGGGTCCTGATGGCGGGGCGTTCGCGGCGCGACTCCGCTACCTGCGGGCCTTCGCCGGCGGCCAGCCACCGCCGCTGCGACTGACCCTGCCCGAGCCGGGAGTGGCGCCGAACGTCCAGGCCATGAGCCTCGGCGTTGCGCTCGCGGAGGCGGCCGGTGTCGAACTGAGCCTGCCCGCGGTGCACACGTTCGCGAAGCTCGCCCGCGTGGCCATCGAGCGGGGCGCGGCGCTGACCGAGATCGTCCGGTGGATTGCGCGGCCCGAGTTGTTCGCGCGGATCGCATGCAACTCGCGCGACGAGGAGATCCGGCAGTTCGGTGCGCACGGGTTCCAGCACGAACACAAGGGTGTCCTGCGATCGCTCAAGGCCCGCATCGAGGGCGTGCTCCTTCTCCCGAGCGTGCGGGCCGCGCTGGAGGCGCCCGGCTGCATCGACTTCGCGCGGTCGCTCGAGGAGCATCACCTGCTCATCGACCTGTCCAATCCGCCCGCAGGGGAGGAGGCCGCCGTCCGCATGTTGGGCGGGCCCCTCATCGGCAGGTTCACGCGCGCGATCCTCAACCGCCGTCTCCACGCCGACTCGCCGCACGTCTGGCTCGCCATCGATGAGGTCCAGGAAGTCCTGACCAACGGAGGCTACGAGGCCTCAAGTCTGGACAGAATCCTCGCCCTGAGCCGCGCGAGGCGAGTATCGCTTCTGACCATCAACCAGTTGTCAGCACAGCTCCCCCGCAGGTTGCGTGAAGCGATCCGCGCCAACACCGGCGCGGAGCTCTTCTTCAGGGCAAGCGAGGCGGACGCCAAGCTGCTATCGACCGTGCTGCCAGTGCCCGAGGACGCCGAGCGGCCCTCGGAGGCCCGGCGCGCCCTGATCCGACGGATCATGGGCCTGCAGCGCCGGGAGGCTGCGCTGTGGGTCAAGACCGCACGGGTGCCGCTCGGGTTCATCCGGGCGCCAAAGGTCGACTTCGACGAGCTGGACCGCCGTGCGGCACGGCTTGCGCCAGAGACGCGCGCGCGGTTGGGCGAATGGCCCGCGCATGAGGTTCAGGACCGGCGACTAGCTCCCGTCGCGTCGCCGCCCGAGCCCGTGAATGAACCGGCAGAGGTCGTGCCGCCGTTCCCGGACGACCCGGGCGGCGACTTCCCGGGGCTGGGGTGAGGCTTCCATGAAGGAAATGCGACTCGTTCTCAACGCGGTCGCCTGGACGTTCGTCACGTTCGTGATCGGGCTGCGCGCGTGCGTGCGCGGCATCCAGCTTGCGGTGCGATCGCCCCAGGTGTTCCGCACCGAGACGCGCTGCCCGCGAGGGCACCGCGTTGCGCTCCACGGGACGTACGCGTGCGGTCGCTGCGGAGCCCAGTTCGAGGGCGGTGCGTTCGACCCTTGTCCGGGCTGCGGGGCGCTGGCGCACCACGTCTCATGCCCGCGATGTGGCCTGAGCTTGCTGGATCCCCTGCGATGATCCGGCGACGTGCACGCGATCAGCGCCGCCCCGGCGTCCGCATCGTCCTCGGTCCCCGGGACGAGGCCCTGCTGCGTGGTCTCGCGCGGTTCAGGATCGCGACG
Proteins encoded:
- a CDS encoding ThiF family adenylyltransferase, producing MPELRITELAYEQLRAGLSAGAPERGMALFGFAGDGVVRQVVLDDTAQCTGASYTPDVARLNRLSDEVFTPAGLVLLGFAHSHPGALSRPSGADLEYAAAILAAFPTLPNLHLPIATLFNGFAIHPYVAVRAAQGVRIERAKLTPMREALAPAVPATPQVPPQAPSWRTRLGLPHPAKTQAPWWEAEAFARVRTAYDLGRLAHSCIFVVGVGGAMAGIEDLARCGVGRIVLVDPDRVAEANLATQGVCRSDLDKPKVAVLGRRIRAINPHAEVITRIARLEDIGEEEFARLVGIRDPERPRAVVLLGMTDSFAAQARVNRLSLTHAIPSACAQLYERGLAGEVTFVLPGVSRGCHRCLLEPRYRAYDEGFENAVTSHGSPISSTERINSIVAFLTLAILHHGSGHPRWDGIARELATRNLIQFRMHPDASLGGFGAGTDPMSRFDAVRSWRLRSLDGAGGRPRCPDCGGTGVLRDATAR